A region from the Halobacillus mangrovi genome encodes:
- a CDS encoding PRD domain-containing protein: MVEKLFQHLRPAYYRIKYELTEAQPIQDSITRELKEVHHLVIRSIARWKTISDKKYQKMKSSM, encoded by the coding sequence TTGGTAGAAAAGCTCTTTCAGCATCTTCGTCCGGCATACTATAGGATCAAATACGAGCTTACAGAAGCTCAGCCCATACAAGATTCGATTACGAGAGAACTAAAAGAGGTCCACCATCTTGTTATAAGATCGATAGCCCGCTGGAAGACTATATCGGACAAAAAATACCAGAAAATGAAATCATCTATGTGA
- a CDS encoding helix-turn-helix domain-containing protein, whose product MNHFTFELDFSKNTILHDLKQAQAFLDEYNLTIKYSRKSGYLLEGKEFQVRRVLIRVIYELLSDA is encoded by the coding sequence TTGAATCACTTTACGTTTGAGTTGGATTTTAGTAAAAATACAATTCTTCATGATTTAAAGCAAGCTCAGGCGTTTCTAGATGAGTATAACTTGACCATCAAATACTCGAGGAAATCAGGCTATTTACTGGAAGGTAAAGAATTTCAAGTTCGGAGAGTACTCATCAGAGTCATTTATGAATTACTTTCCGATGCGTAG